taattatagatgCACTTATTGCAGGATTGCTGATGTCATAAATACAATTTAGTTcctataaaaataaactttCGCCATTTGATCGCTTTAAATCTTGAGGGTCATCGCATACTCTGTTTCTAGCTAGCCGAATTGTGCTTACTACGCTACATGGCAACTCCAACGATTaaagaattttgtttttgtttttgttttttgttttttgtttttataataattagttTTTTCCATATATAAAGAACCCAGGAAATATACAAAAGTATTTGTTAAGaagttggaaaaaaaaaacgtatcttaattaaattagagaagaaagagagaccGAAAAAAACCTGAAGAAACCAGTTCTGGTAGCTTCAACAAGAGAAATATCTGGAATTGGTGGATTTGAAATCCAAACAGTGGAATTATAGCGGCGAATTTCGTAGCCATTTCCGACGTGAACGACGTCGTAGGCAGGGCACTCTATGCGCTTGCATGTGGGAGGAGTAAACGTCACTACATTCTGGCGGGTAGCTGACAACACAGTTGTGAAGATTGAAACTGAGAGGAGGCTCAAGAGTAGTGAAAGCTTGAATTCGACGCTTGTTCCCATTGCCATTCCCAGTGCTAGTGTTGCTCAACACCCCCAGAGACCACTAGGTTAAGATGATAAATATGTTGATTTTCTACGGTCACAAACAAACTTAGTTTAGCATCCACACGTTCGCCTTGCTTGATTGATTTGATGGAGCTCTCTCGTATCCTCTAGAAGAATAATAGAGGTACCACAagaggctaattttttttgtatgaaaaaaaatattagttttttttggtTGAAAATGGGAGTATTTGGTGTAATTAGAAATGTGTGGATTTTTTTTGTGGGAAGTCAACGTGGTGCGTTACGTTGGGGGTGTGGTAAACACGTGGCAGTATTCTGGTCAACACGTGGAGGCGTGTTGAACATGTGGCAGTATCTTAGCCAATACGCTCCACGTGTTGAATAATTTTCACAATATTATAATACACtttaaatatcaatattcaatcaaaatatcaatttttttctatattaaaaataatttctaaccACAAGACAgctattttggtttttttttttttgtttcttttgttattgttgtttgtttgtttttttctccTAATAAACGCTGTCTATGGACTAATAAATATTCttgtttaataatttttgtagcATTCCTTTTTATTCCTATTTGGGCTTCTTCCATCATTGCCACATCGGGTGACTTAGATTACCCAAATATTTTATGGATCAAACCTTTTGTTCGGGTTCTAACTTTCCTAGCGATCACATTTGTTTTAGGTCTCCTACCATAATAAAGGCTAACGGCTAACCTCATAGAGAGGGAATATCGCGAAACAAGTAAAAATGGgctgattaatttaaaaaaaacaatctAGGAAGCTAAtggttttattaaaatctgaTTAACACTTAATcagtaaaaaaatgaataatctcatattattatatataatttcacataaTTTTATGTCTAAAATGAGCACAACAATTATATGTTTATTGAATGCGCCACATTTATATAAACTATTAGatttgattaaataaaaatcaaaggcTAACATGAAAGAAGAGGGCATTGATTGACTTTAATAAATACAGAATATcctagtatataaataaatactttaaataaCAGTATTTTAATACACAATACTTTAAATAGtaacaaaatcttttattcttaaataattaaatataaaacatataaatacaaaaatatgagTATTCTTTATTcaataagattaattattatgtaaaacttttttatgaaattaaaaaatcatattaaaataaaatttcaaactgtaacataaaatataaaataattaaaattttattttatattacttaatNNNNNNNNNNNNNNNNNNNNNNNNNNNNNNNNNNNNNNNNNNNNNNNNNNNNNNNNNNNNNNNNNNNNNNNNNNNNNNNNNNNNNNNNNNNNNNNNNNNNNNNNNNNNNNNNNNNNNNNNNNNNNNNNNNNNNNNNNNNNNNNNNNNNNNNNNNNNNNNNNNNNNNNNNNNNNNNNNNNNNNNNNNNNNNNNNNNNNNNNNNNNNNNNNNNNNNNNNNNNNNNNNNNNNNNNNNNNNNNNNNNNNNNNNNNNNNNNNNNNNNNNNNNNNNNNNNNNNNNNNNNNNNNNNNNNNNNNNNNNNNNNNNNNNNNNNNNNNNNNNNNNNNNNNNNNNNNNNNNNNNNNNNNNNNNNNNNNNNNNNNNNNNNNNNNNNNNNNNNNNNNNNNNNNNNNNNNNNNNNNNNNNNNNNNNNNNNNNNNNNNNNNNNNNNNNNNNNNNNNNNNNNNNNNNNNNNNNNNNNNNNNNNNNNNNNNNNNNNNNNNNNNNNNNNNNNNNNNNNNNNNNNNNNNNNNNNNNNNNNNNNNNNNNNNNNNNNNNNNNNNNNNNNNNNNNNNNNNNNNNNNNNNNNNNNNNNNNNNNNNNNNNNNNNNNNNNNNNNNNNNNNNNNNNNNNNNNNNNNNNNNNNNACCATTTAAAGTATTATcatttaaagtatttatttatgtactagAATATTCTGTATTTATTAGAGTCTATCAATACTCTTCTTTAATTGATAGTtacaaatcataaaatttattgCCTCCAACActtctctaatttaattatttaaatataaaaatatcttgaTTATATACCTTGAAATGAGCCTGTATTGAATAATTGGATGCAAAATGCACGATATATTTTGtagtttataatttttataatttttttaactgaaAAACATaagttatgttttattttttatttttttcttacaaaATACAAGTTAAGTTGCATTTTTTTAATACACACAAAATGTAGTTtacgttttatttttatttatttatttaaataaaacacaAGTTTAGttttgcttttgctttttcttttaatgggTTGTTTTAGGCAAAACTTAAgttgcataatttttttataataaataaataaatattatttttagaaagaaattaaaatgattttatttactgaaatctattttttttatctcacaCACAATTTGCTTAGTATCTAAGCGACCTACATCATATTTCTCTATTTCATTTAAACACCGAGTAAATTGCATTACACTTTCTTCAATTCGCTTAGACATTGGGCGAATTGCATCAAAATGAAACAATTCGCCTAGTGATTAGGCGAACTGTACCAACCTCAAATTCTATAAATACAGTGAGTGTGAAGTGAATTCACTCGCTCCAAATCTCACCTGCAcaattttcacttttttctctcactttgttacttgtAAAATATTCCAGACATTATTGTTAATCATTCATTatgatgaaaaaatattattagatcATAATTAAGAGGTTATATTTAGTTCTTCTCAATCGATATTTATTGATATGCCACCAAAGGTGAAATGTGTAGTGACGCTGCATAAGTTTGTTTTATATGTTATTGGTTAGCAACacaaaaaaattggtaaaaaaaatttactacagATATTCAATAGAAGTAAatgattatttttgttagatattattttaataagtaTGAATTAATAAGTAATTTTGTTGTATTGGACTATTTGATAACGTTATTCTTATTTGTTTAGTGTAGGTATCACCTATATGATGATGCGTAAAGTTAATCAGGAGCTAGCACAATCATTTTTCAGAATTCATATTTTGGAGTTGTTTATTTTTCTGGTTGATTTGTGTGAGGAGAGTTCTTTAGAAGTTAGTGATGACACTTAGTTGGGTGGGTTTGCAATAAAGCTAAGAATATTAGAAGATTGATGATGCCACATAAAGGCATCAATAAGGAGTCAAATCATGAAGATCCAAATATACTGCCAAAGGACATGTGGCAAACAGATGTTGAAAACAATGAGGGCTTTGTAATTGGAGATCCAATGATCGATTCATAACAAGTTAACCTTGTATCCGATAGTGAGCAAGTAAAAGTTGAACCAGTTGATATTCCTGATGAGGAGGATGAGAATAATGAAGAGATGAACTACTTCACAAACTTACAACTTTCACTAACTTAGCCTGCTATTTTCTAGCCATATAATCACCCCCTCATTTTTTCACGTTAAATCTCGATGCAATGAACTAAGATTGATCTTTTGGACAGGGAGACCTCGATAGTGATCCGACCAACGAATTCGTAGTTGGGCAACTGTTTGAGAATAAGGGAAAAGTTCTTTTGGcaattaaaaagtataaaattaggAGGACTGTGTAGTATATAAGATATTAAAGAGTGACCATTTGAAGTATTCAGTATAGTACATTAAGTTTGGAGCGAGTTGTCAATGGAACATACACATTTTCTAATATCGAAGGAATGAAAAATGGGAGATGAGGACATACAATTGTACTCATTCTTGTATGCAAACATCAACAGGACAGGATCGTTGAAGGTTGGAATCAAAAGTGATAGCTCAAGCAATCTTTAAAATGGTAAAAGCCGATCTGACCATTAGCATAAAGATTTTGCAAGGATCTGTTGAGACCAGCATTGCCAACAAAGCATCCTAAAGAAAGATTTGTCTTGTAAAATAGAGGGTAATCACTAGAATATACAGAGATTGAGAAGAATCATACAATGAGTTTGTTAGGTGGTTGCATTGCAGATGTACTTACCAAGTATGTGTCATTACCTTGCCTTTAGTTACATATGCAATATTAAACGAGTTTATGTTCTAAGCGTTGTCGTGGTATAGGCATATGGGTTCAACTTGTAATTTAACTATATCGTGGTGATGAAGACAGTACTGTATTTTATCGGGCATTTTAGACATTTTCACCATGTGTTGATGTTTACAAGCACTGTAAACTACACACTTTTATTGATAGTACTCACTTGTATGGTAAATATGGAGGCACTTTGCTTATGGCTACTGTCTAAGAtgaaaattcaaatatattacCTATTGCATTTGCAATAGTAGAGGGAGAGACGAAGGAAGTCTAGTCAATTTTTCTAACTTACCTTAGGCAGCATGTCACACCTCAACCTGGTATCTTGGTAATTTCTGATAAGCACAAGTCAATTGATGCCACGTTGAAAGCTAATGGAAGTGGTTGAAAATTGTCGCTTCTAGGTCTTTTGTACAAGACATACTGTGGCCAACTTCATGAAGCATTTCAAGAACAAAAATTTATGCAAGGTACTTGTCAATGTAGCATATTCAAAATCATGAAGGGAGTTCAGTCACTACTTTGGTTAATTGAGGGAAGAAAACGTGGCTATTACCAACTAGTTAGAGAAAATGCCACAATCAATCTAGGCACATTATGCTGATAAAGGTCATAGGTTTGAGGCATGACCACAAATATATCTAAGTGTTTCAATGGTGTTATGAAGGCCACATGCAATCTACCAATCACTACTCTTGTCAAGTCAACATACTTTCGTTTGGGTGAGCTGTTTGCAAGAAAGGGCACCGAGGCTTAGGCATAAGTGGGTGGGGTTGAATTTTCGCAGATACTAATGAAGGAAGTTGAGTTTAATTGCACATCATCACTATGAATATTTACCGGATTTGATCATTCTAAGTCATACTTCACTGTGGAGTAGTTGGTAGCAGTACTAGGATCTAGACAACAGAGTTATACCAAGTCTTACTCGATGAAGGTAAATGCGATTTTGGATATTTCCAAGCTCTTCATATTCCTTGTCGACATGTTCTAGTAGTGTGCTCCCATGATAGACTTCATTGGAAGGATTTTGTGCACCGTATGTATCGCATGGATAccatttttatttatagaatGGAGTTTAGACCGATTAGTCATCAAGAAGACTGGCTAGTATATAATGGACCCAGTATTCGGTCCCTTAAATGATGCGAGTGAACAATTATTTAACCATCTGATGTTTTATAACATGAAAGTgcttacaaaataaatattaacaaaataactgaaataacataacaaaataaatcctaaatccaaTTACTAATAGCAGCATATGATGTTTCATTAAGTTGTCTGAAATAATGTAAcaaaataaatcctaataaCAAGTATTGCTAAAAATATACACCAAACTAAGCTCAATGTCGACCACCGCGTCCACCATGCACTCGTTTTTTGTGGTGACTCATGACAACCATCTATCCCACAAGCAGGAGGATGGATCTCCCTTTGTCCTCTACCGAGTGGTGGTGCATCAGCAAATGGTATATCAACAGGGGACTCCATCTGCGAGTGGTGCATTGGCGGAAACTGCATCAATAGGGCGTGCATCAGCGGCTACTCTATCATCCATATATGGCATCATGTCTCCCCTAAGAGTCTCATATCAGAAAGATCCTGACAACGAATCATCATCCATATGTCTTGGGGCATAGAATGATAGTGGCAGGTAGGCATACATCTATGTGAAATGGGGTGTAGTATATGCAGGGCTACCATATACACGCATGGCATCCACAGGCGCATCCAGAAAGGACGGTAGCTAATAAGTCAGatttacatattttaaaaattttcagagattattttaaaactttttaactCTTCGAAGACGGTTTTGTACTTTATCTTAGGGACTGATTTGTGCAGATCGCACATGTAGACACTTAACAGTCACGCGTGAAAGTTAACATTTCACGTCAGCAGTCGCTGTTAGTGACTAATGGAAGAGGACTGTATTATCTAACAGAAATAAACATTAGGGActgttttgtgtattttaaaaattgaaagacTAAAatgtctaattttaaaattcttagatattgatttgggtaattactctataaatttttttggcttttaaatttcttgaataaatttattgtgaaattgagattttagaaaaaataattttgtattaatGTGAAAAATTTAATGTCTTTTGAATTAATATTAGGGCAATTTACACATTTAAAACAATTGGAACTCAAATTTACATAAATACAACATTCTCAATTAGTTTACATTTCGATCCTAACACAAATTTATGTAAATCGTTATAGGCTAtcgaatttttaaatttttcatgtAAACGGCCATACCCTTTCTGCGGATTACGTGTGAGCACTAGTAAACATAAACCGCTGCAGCTTAAAGAGAATTATGCACAAAAAATGAAGTGCAGAAACCACTATATAGTACCATAGATTATGAATGAATTTAGTGACGTAATCTGCAGTAGCCTGCAGTAGATTacgtattaaatattttttaaataaattaaatattttaagttaaataattttataatcttatattaaattttttataataaaaagtctaaaatttattttgttatctaaataaaatttaagataaataaaaataaaaaaattatacataactTACGTAAAATAACATGTGATAttgatatatataataatatatagatgCATAGTAAGTACTAActattaaaatatatgttaaccatgttgaattaattataaatcCTATTTAAATAACTTGatgtaaatttatttaatcaaaAAGTCCAAACAtatgttttataaattttagaaaaatgttaggatcattgttaaaatataattttgtgacttattttagatataattatttaaggTGACAAaatgattattatattatatcagCTTTTTTAAAATAGGTAAGACGTGTATGAATTTTTagattaaataaatttacatCAAGTGATTTAAATAGGATTTATGGCTAATTCAAcatagtttatatatatatttcaatagTTAGTATGTATGTATCACAAGTTATTCTAAGTAAATTATGTATAAAttgtttattgttatttttatttatcttaaattttatttagataacaaaattaaattttaaactttttattatgaaaaatttaatataagattataaaattatttaatttaaaaaattaatttatccaaaaaaaatattcaatatgtAATTTATGACAAACTATAACAAATTATGTCACTAAATTTATTCATAATCCGCGGTATCTTATAGCGATTTTAGCACTTCAATTCTTGTATATAATTCTCCTTAGGCGGCGGTGGTTTATGTTTACAAGTAAGTGCTCACATGTAATTCGCGGCAGAATACGGCAgtttacataaaaatttaaaaaattctgtAATCTATAACGATTTGTATAGATTAGAGTTAGGATCAAAATGTAAATTGTTTGAGAATgttatatttgtataaatttaagttctaattattttaaatgtgtGAATTGAttagtttaaaactttaaatagtttaattattttttttcttaaatcttTTACTTTGCCTCATCAGAATCAGCAGTAGAGACATAAACCATAATCCATACTCTAATCTTATTCATAGTTAATATATGCACAAaggttaataaattaaaagcaCAGACAAcagtaaataaacataaaaaaatggtgaaaaatCCAAAGTTTACTTTGACaagtaaaaatctaatttttcatTTCATAGTATACCTACATAATAAACAGATTATCAAGTGAGAAATAAAGCACTATGTTAACTGTACCATGATAGATGAAATTAGAACAAAATTTTTATCCAACAAATAtaaggagaagaaaaatttgaaaaagacagaccagaaaaaataattatgcaAGGACTTACTAATGGTTCATGGTCCACGGCAACAACGAGAACCCAAAACCAGAAGACAATGTGTGATGACTCCACGATGGTCCACGATCTACGGTGACTCGGCGACGATGAATACCCAAAATCAGAAGGCGTTTCAACGAGTTGTTTCTGTTACCGGCAACAAGGCGAGAGGATCGACGAGACGCCGGCAAGTGTGAAAGAGAAGATACTCGAGTGAGACTGAGAGAGACTCTAGTGgcagtgagagagaagagagtttGAGTATGAAATTTGAGAGTATGAAGATGGGTTGAAAGAAccagtaaaacaaaaaaaagtgttttttttttaatatttttcagtttttttagatatgtttattttttttatatgaacaatgatgaaaaattagtgtttattaaagtaaaatttttgtAGTGTGAATGAATAATTACgtgtgtttttgttttattttttacattatttaaagtttaaattttgttatttgtttatatttttaacgtattgtatatatgaatttatcatTCTACAGAAGAAGCAAACACCTATCACCTAGCTCTTAAGTTTTAAACATGTGAAAAATATTTCTCAAACTAATTACTTCTTTAATGTTTTAGTTCGTTACAAAATGAACGTATCTAGACAAATGTTTGTTCCGatacattaatattttaatcaatcaataaaatagaaaagtgaAGTAGATATAAAGTAGTCAAAATCCGTATTTTCTATAAATATCTTTCAACATTATTCTTTAGCAAATTTTTTGGTGTCAATCAGTTTCGTGGCGAATTTgcaaaaattactttttatagtaaattttaaatatttaaaaataatttagttttatattttttaaaNatttttataattttttttagtaaattagaGAATTATATATAAGCAGGATATCACGCAACTTCTTCTCATTTATCGGCGGAAGACGGGTGGGCTGCTGCCTGCTGGTGATACGGGGGTTGTTGGTTGTTACACCTTGCAGTTCAAATCCCCAGGCTTCCACTCCCCTCTCACTTTTCATTATTCATCGGACAGTTTCTCCCAACTAACTCCCTCTACCATCTTCGCTCAACTGCTACGCCGGAATGGAGGAACCGCCACCACCGCCCACCTCCGCCATCCCCAACGCCCGCACCCGGAGCTACTGGCGATGGAGTAAGCAAGACTTCTTTCCGGAGCCCTCATTTCAGAGCTTCACCACCTACCGGGCCGCCCTTGCCTCCGCGTGCCCCCGTCTCAGGGATCGCCTCCTCAGCCGCTCCTCTGACAACAACGAGCTCAACGTCCTCCCTCAGGCTAGCGAGAATCCCATGCGCCGCTGCCTCACCGCCTGGGACCTCACCTGGCTCGCTTTCGGCTCCGTCGTCGGCTCCGGAATCTTTGTAATCACCGGCCAGGAGGCCCGCACCGACGCCGGTCCCGCCATCGTTCTCTCCTACGCCATCTCTGGCTTCTCCGCCCTCCTCTCCGCCCTCTGCTACACCGAGTTCGCAGTCGACGTCCCCGTCGCCGGCGGCTCTTTCTCCTTCCTCCGCATTGAGCTTGGTGACTTCATTGCCTTCCTTGCCGCCGGAAACATCCTCCTCGAGGCTGTTGTAGGCGCTGCCGGCCTCGGCCGTTCGTGGTCCTCTTATTTTGCCAGTATGATCAAGAACGATCCGGATTTCTTCCGGATCCGGGTGAATTCCTTCCAAGAAGGGTTCAACATGCTGGATCCAATTGCTGTTGTCGTTCTTTTTATCGCCAACGGTGTTGCAATGAGCAGCACTAGGAATACCTCAATCCTGAATTCGCTCAGCTCCATTGTCACTACGCTTGTTATTGTGTTCATCATCGTAGTTGGATTTGTTCACGGTAAAGCCTCAAACCTGACGCCATTCTTTCCTATGGGGATGAAGGGAGTGTTCAATGCTGCTGCGGTTGTGTATTGGTCTTATACAGGCTTCGACATGGTGGCAACTATGGCTGAGGAAACCAAGAACCCTGCCAGGGATATACCCATTGGTTTGGTTGGTTCCATGTCGATGATCACGGTTATTTACTGCTTGATGGCTTTGGCGCTTGTGTCAATGGTGAATTACACTCAGATCGATGTAGATGCGGCTTATTCCGTGGCGTTCGTTCAGATCGGAATGAAGTGGGCTAAGTACCTTGTGAGTATCTGTGCATTGAAAGGAATGACCACAAGCTTGCTTGTTGGGTCAATGGGGCAAGCAAGGTATATGACACAAATTGCAAGGTCTCACATGATTCCTCCCTTCTTTGCACTGGTTCATCCCAAAACTGGTACCCCTGTCAATGCCACCTTGGTTATCACTTTGCTGAGCTCCATTGTTGGGCTTTTCTCAAGCTTGGACGTTTTGTCCAATGTCTTCTCCATTAGTACTCTTTTCATTTTCATGCTCATGGCTGTCGCGCTTTTGGTGAGGAGGTACTACGTCAGGCAGAAGACGTCCCAAGAGGATTTGATGAGGGTTCTTGGCTGCTTGTTCGTGATCATTGCATCTTCTGCCGTAGGGACTGCTCTTTGGAACGCCAATAAACTGGGTTGGATTGGGTATACAGTGGCTGCAGTTGTGTGGCTAATAGGTACATTGGCAATGAGCTTCCTTCCCAAGCAAAGGACTCCAAAGGTTTGGGGTGTTCCGTTGGTTCCGTGGTTGCCTTCTCTGTCAATTGCTACCAACCTCTTCTTGATAGGCTCATTGGAACCCGACGCTTTCTGGAGGTTCTTCCTTTGCACTGCGTTTATGCTTCTCTATTACATTTTTGTGGGAGTACACGCAACTTATGATGTGGAGCATCAAAATAGCCAGGATTTCAAAGATGTGAAGCCAACGGACGAACCCAACCACGCTCCTTTTGTCACATAGTTTCAGAGTTGAATGGCACTAAGAATTTGATGTACAGAAATAGCACATCCTCTACATTTTTCAAGAAATGTCAGAACGAGTTCAGTCCTTCCCTTTGATGGCAACAACTATGCTGCAGTGGTAAAATACAGTTCATGTCTTGCCCAATTTTCGCAATGTGAATATTCGTTTTTTCCCCTTCCGgacatttttaaatattcttgCTTTTGTTGGATAATATGTGCTTATTTggtagggtttttttttttttttacaaataagtTAAACGCAATATTTACtaatatatgtaattatgtgagtatttatatttttttctaagattACACATCTCGAGATAcatgtttattttttacaagGAGTCTATTCGTACTTTCGTAGGTATATTGTTTACACGTAAATGAAATATAGTGAatagtctttttctttcctctaaaagattacaattttaaaaaaataaatcgtaAATGATGCAAATGTTAAAGTAACTGCCAACTATATGTTTTATTTGACAAAAATGAACCAAatgtatataagtatataaaaaaattgactaaacatttagtttagtttgttaaattttttgtggttattttgttatttacacCTTTTAAAGTTCATTTTGTTAAAATCATAATCTTTTAAGAATCAAAATGGTAATTTACTTggcaatttttttaatctatttaaaGAGATCCACGTAAGTATCTATCACAATTTACTCATTCATCTTGTCTCtttatcttctaatttactCATTCACCTTTAAAAcgcatttttttcataatattttccATAATGTTTTCCAATCCTCGagcatatttttcataaatctattttattttgttttcttaatcTATGCACAAAGGAGCTCATATATGAATATATAACAAATCATAAATCATTCTATAACCAATATTTTAActtcaaaaaaaatacaacaatgATTTCAAACTCACCAATtatcatataaaatattttaaaataaataaatggttTGGACTCATGTTCAAACATTCAATACATTGTCCATGAATAGATAAAGTGCTTTTATAGTCCGATAAATACAACAATCATAAAAAACAGAAGACATTCAAATGAATGAACCCAAAAATGAACTACATGTAGTGTGTATGAGTGTGTTGTGTGCGTGTGTTTGGTGCATGGGCTGACTAATCCACCTgaccaaaaaaacaaaaaacaaaagacattcaaattaaaattcttcATACATAAATGATTGTAGTTTTGCTCCCAAAAAGGGCATCATATTTGAATCTTACACTCCATTAATATGGTTACCCTTCaaaaagaaactaaataaaataaaatctgaggcaa
The genomic region above belongs to Arachis duranensis cultivar V14167 chromosome 3, aradu.V14167.gnm2.J7QH, whole genome shotgun sequence and contains:
- the LOC107478420 gene encoding cationic amino acid transporter 8, vacuolar-like; amino-acid sequence: MEEPPPPPTSAIPNARTRSYWRWSKQDFFPEPSFQSFTTYRAALASACPRLRDRLLSRSSDNNELNVLPQASENPMRRCLTAWDLTWLAFGSVVGSGIFVITGQEARTDAGPAIVLSYAISGFSALLSALCYTEFAVDVPVAGGSFSFLRIELGDFIAFLAAGNILLEAVVGAAGLGRSWSSYFASMIKNDPDFFRIRVNSFQEGFNMLDPIAVVVLFIANGVAMSSTRNTSILNSLSSIVTTLVIVFIIVVGFVHGKASNLTPFFPMGMKGVFNAAAVVYWSYTGFDMVATMAEETKNPARDIPIGLVGSMSMITVIYCLMALALVSMVNYTQIDVDAAYSVAFVQIGMKWAKYLVSICALKGMTTSLLVGSMGQARYMTQIARSHMIPPFFALVHPKTGTPVNATLVITLLSSIVGLFSSLDVLSNVFSISTLFIFMLMAVALLVRRYYVRQKTSQEDLMRVLGCLFVIIASSAVGTALWNANKLGWIGYTVAAVVWLIGTLAMSFLPKQRTPKVWGVPLVPWLPSLSIATNLFLIGSLEPDAFWRFFLCTAFMLLYYIFVGVHATYDVEHQNSQDFKDVKPTDEPNHAPFVT